The following are encoded in a window of Armatimonadota bacterium genomic DNA:
- the hrcA gene encoding heat-inducible transcriptional repressor HrcA encodes MMPALDDRKRRILQAVVREYIHSAEPVSSEVVLRRTNLPVSPATVRNEMAALEELGYLQQPHTSAGRIPTDRAYRLYIEALLEEAELRPEERQRLRRQLRALAEEADRLIQRAARALAEEAHYASLAATPRRGEQVFRHLHLVPLERARVLPVLITDAGTYQGYPVDLGEPVDPDQVEQFSRWLSARLAGLTLGELTRDRLWATIGAVAHFQRLLEQLRRWLDRGVRRRVGRVIVEGAPHLLEQPEFRQIDAASAVLAALEREEVLLELLRPAAGHRVWVAIGSELPFPAMRECSIVAATYSVGDRVAGTLALLGPRRMHYDRTLPLVRFLADSLSEALTDLGG; translated from the coding sequence ATGATGCCGGCGCTCGACGACCGCAAGCGGCGCATCCTCCAGGCCGTGGTCCGCGAGTACATCCACTCCGCCGAGCCGGTCTCGTCCGAGGTAGTGTTGCGCCGTACCAACCTGCCGGTGAGCCCGGCCACGGTCCGCAACGAGATGGCTGCGCTGGAAGAGCTGGGGTACCTGCAGCAGCCCCACACCTCCGCCGGCCGCATCCCCACCGACCGGGCCTACCGCCTCTACATCGAGGCCCTCCTGGAGGAGGCGGAGCTGCGGCCGGAGGAGCGGCAGCGGCTGCGCCGGCAGCTGCGGGCGCTGGCCGAGGAGGCTGACCGGTTGATCCAGCGCGCCGCGCGGGCGCTGGCCGAGGAAGCCCACTACGCCTCCCTGGCCGCCACTCCGCGGCGGGGTGAGCAGGTCTTCCGTCACCTGCACCTGGTGCCGCTGGAGCGCGCGCGGGTCCTGCCCGTCCTGATCACCGACGCCGGCACCTACCAGGGCTACCCGGTGGACCTGGGGGAGCCGGTCGACCCCGACCAGGTCGAGCAGTTCTCCCGCTGGCTGAGTGCCCGCCTGGCCGGGCTGACGCTCGGAGAGCTCACCCGCGACCGGCTGTGGGCGACCATCGGTGCGGTGGCGCACTTCCAGCGCCTGCTCGAGCAGCTGCGCCGGTGGCTCGACCGGGGGGTGCGCCGCCGGGTCGGACGAGTGATCGTGGAGGGGGCCCCGCACCTGCTGGAGCAGCCGGAGTTCCGGCAGATCGACGCGGCTTCGGCGGTGCTGGCGGCCCTCGAGCGGGAGGAGGTGCTGCTGGAGCTGCTGCGTCCCGCGGCCGGTCACCGGGTGTGGGTGGCCATCGGCAGCGAGCTCCCCTTCCCGGCGATGCGGGAGTGCAGCATCGTGGCCGCCACCTACTCGGTGGGAGACCGGGTGGCGGGGACGCTGGCCCTGCTCGGCCCGCGCCGCATGCACTACGACCGGACCCTGCCGCTGGTGCGCTTCCTCGCGGACTCCCTCAGCGAGGCCTTGACGGACCTGGGGGGCTGA
- the dnaJ gene encoding molecular chaperone DnaJ has product MAKDYYATLGIRRDASQEEIKQAYRRLAREYHPDVRRDDPQANERFKEINEAYAVLSDPARRAQYDRFGRVDEVPAVDPTDLFGSFDDLFDMFFGGGPRRTRTRVRPVEEEEAVAGADLRAEVEVTLEEAASGVERTLTLTRLETCPVCFGTGREPNTSVETCPTCAGTGQVRYHHQTVFGYLTQVVTCRQCGGRGRVVRHPCRACGGAGRREAERQVTVRIPPGVETGTRLRVPEEGEAGVRGGPRGDLYVVVRVLPHPRFTRQGRDLICEVPVSMLQAALGDEIEIPALGETLRIAIPPGTQPGAALRLRGQGMPDLQGGRGDLYVRLRVEIPRDLTPEQRRLLKQVADLRGERVQPQRPSLWKKMKDLFTA; this is encoded by the coding sequence ATGGCGAAGGACTACTACGCGACCCTGGGCATCCGCCGCGACGCCTCGCAGGAGGAGATCAAGCAGGCCTACCGCCGCCTGGCGCGCGAGTACCACCCCGACGTGCGCCGGGACGACCCCCAGGCCAACGAGCGCTTCAAGGAGATCAACGAAGCCTACGCCGTCCTCAGCGACCCGGCGCGGCGGGCGCAGTACGACCGCTTCGGCCGGGTGGACGAGGTGCCGGCCGTCGACCCCACCGACCTCTTCGGCTCCTTCGACGACCTCTTCGACATGTTCTTCGGCGGCGGGCCGCGGCGGACCCGGACGCGCGTGCGCCCGGTCGAGGAGGAGGAGGCGGTCGCCGGCGCGGACCTGCGGGCGGAGGTGGAGGTCACCCTCGAGGAGGCCGCCAGCGGGGTGGAGAGAACCCTCACCCTCACCCGCCTGGAGACCTGCCCCGTCTGCTTCGGCACCGGCCGCGAGCCCAACACCAGCGTGGAGACCTGTCCCACCTGCGCGGGGACGGGACAGGTGCGCTACCACCACCAGACGGTCTTCGGCTACCTGACCCAGGTCGTCACCTGCCGGCAGTGCGGCGGGCGGGGCCGGGTGGTGCGGCACCCCTGCCGCGCCTGCGGCGGCGCCGGGCGGCGCGAGGCGGAGCGCCAGGTGACCGTCCGCATCCCGCCGGGAGTGGAGACGGGCACCCGCCTGCGCGTCCCGGAGGAGGGGGAGGCGGGCGTGCGCGGGGGCCCGCGCGGGGACCTCTACGTGGTGGTCCGCGTGCTGCCGCACCCGCGCTTCACCCGGCAGGGGCGCGACCTGATCTGTGAGGTCCCGGTCTCCATGCTGCAGGCGGCCCTGGGGGACGAGATCGAGATCCCGGCGCTGGGCGAGACGCTACGCATCGCCATCCCGCCGGGGACGCAGCCCGGCGCCGCGCTGCGCCTGCGGGGGCAGGGGATGCCCGACCTGCAGGGCGGCCGGGGGGACCTGTACGTGCGCCTGCGCGTGGAGATCCCGCGGGACCTCACGCCGGAGCAGCGCCGGCTGCTGAAGCAGGTGGCGGACCTGCGCGGCGAGCGGGTCCAGCCCCAGCGCCCCTCTCTATGGAAGAAAATGAAGGACCTCTTCACGGCCTGA
- the rpsT gene encoding 30S ribosomal protein S20 translates to MAKRIKSGLKRLRQSLRRAEHNRAVRSRIKTLSRRARAGDTEALLLAIKAIDKAAARGIIHKNTAARRKARLVRRHREALAAATAASAS, encoded by the coding sequence GTGGCCAAGCGCATCAAGTCAGGTCTCAAGCGGCTCCGGCAGTCGCTGCGGCGCGCCGAGCACAACCGCGCCGTCCGCTCGCGCATCAAGACGCTCTCCCGCAGGGCGCGCGCCGGGGATACGGAGGCGCTCTTGCTGGCGATCAAGGCCATCGACAAGGCGGCGGCGCGCGGGATCATCCACAAGAACACCGCCGCCCGCCGCAAGGCCCGACTGGTGCGGCGCCACCGCGAGGCCCTGGCCGCCGCCACCGCCGCCTCTGCGTCCTGA
- the murJ gene encoding murein biosynthesis integral membrane protein MurJ — MTPVPAPPARAPSATGHRLARAAVLLAVATVLSRLLGLVREIVTAALFGASNAKAAYVIGYYLPFFIQRLLLGGTLSIVFIPTITEYLARGDRRETVRVTAILFNLVLLLGVGMVLAGQVLAPLLVPVAAPGFHAQPGLVPLAVALMRIIFVAMLFLALAVFATGFLQAHQRFTVPALAPLLFNVVIILGTLWLGPRVGIHGLAVAWVLGTAAQFLVQLPAMARSGFRWLPLLDLRHPAVRQLGRLAAPAMLGLAIVEINAYVARFFASFLPVQPGVNAVAVLDYAYEVMQAPVGIIAISIATALFPTLARQAAARDRGALAATTALGLRMTLLLMLPVAALLLALAPQVVRVLFERGEFTPAATAAVAAALRGYAVGMSAVGAYYVVTRAFYALHDMATPVRVGALAVLLNAVLNAGLMRVLGATGIALAASLVNLTNVGLLLWLLRARLGALEGRRTASSLLRGAGAAAAAALLAAAVAVAADGPAGEGPAGALLVLAASGGVGVVAYLGAAWLLRLEELRQVPALLRGARPGRLEARLTGNSDVC; from the coding sequence GTGACCCCCGTCCCCGCCCCACCGGCCAGGGCCCCGTCGGCCACCGGGCACCGCCTGGCCCGGGCCGCCGTCCTCCTGGCCGTGGCCACGGTGTTGAGCCGCCTGCTCGGGCTCGTCCGCGAGATCGTCACCGCCGCCCTGTTCGGGGCCTCCAACGCCAAGGCCGCCTACGTCATCGGCTACTACCTCCCGTTCTTCATCCAGCGGCTGCTCCTGGGCGGCACGCTGAGCATCGTCTTCATCCCGACCATCACCGAGTACCTGGCCCGCGGCGACCGGCGGGAGACGGTGCGGGTAACCGCCATCCTCTTCAACCTGGTCCTCCTCCTGGGCGTGGGGATGGTGCTGGCGGGCCAGGTCCTCGCTCCGCTCCTGGTGCCGGTGGCGGCCCCGGGCTTCCACGCCCAGCCGGGGCTCGTGCCGCTGGCGGTGGCGCTGATGCGCATCATCTTCGTGGCCATGCTCTTCCTGGCGCTGGCGGTCTTCGCCACCGGCTTCCTGCAGGCGCACCAGCGCTTCACCGTGCCGGCGCTGGCGCCGCTCCTCTTCAACGTGGTGATCATCCTGGGGACGCTGTGGCTGGGGCCGCGCGTGGGCATCCACGGCCTGGCCGTGGCCTGGGTGCTCGGGACGGCGGCGCAGTTCCTCGTCCAGCTGCCGGCCATGGCGCGGAGCGGCTTTCGCTGGCTGCCGCTCCTGGACCTGCGCCACCCGGCGGTGCGCCAGCTGGGGCGGCTGGCCGCCCCGGCGATGCTGGGGCTGGCCATCGTGGAGATCAACGCCTACGTGGCCCGCTTCTTCGCCTCCTTCCTGCCGGTGCAACCCGGCGTGAACGCCGTGGCCGTCCTCGACTACGCCTACGAGGTGATGCAGGCGCCGGTGGGTATCATCGCCATCTCCATCGCCACCGCCCTCTTCCCCACGCTGGCCCGCCAGGCGGCGGCCCGGGACCGCGGGGCCCTGGCCGCCACCACGGCGCTGGGGCTGCGGATGACGCTCCTCCTCATGCTCCCGGTGGCCGCGCTCCTCCTGGCGCTGGCGCCCCAGGTGGTGCGGGTGCTCTTCGAGCGCGGCGAGTTCACCCCGGCGGCTACCGCGGCGGTGGCGGCGGCCCTGCGCGGCTACGCCGTCGGCATGAGCGCCGTCGGCGCCTACTACGTCGTCACGCGCGCCTTCTACGCCCTGCACGACATGGCCACCCCGGTGCGGGTGGGCGCGCTGGCCGTCCTCCTCAACGCCGTCCTGAACGCGGGGCTCATGCGGGTGCTGGGCGCCACGGGGATCGCGCTAGCGGCGTCCCTGGTGAACCTGACCAACGTGGGGCTGCTGCTGTGGCTGCTGCGCGCGCGCCTGGGGGCGCTGGAGGGGCGGCGCACCGCCTCGAGCCTGCTGCGCGGCGCGGGGGCGGCGGCGGCGGCGGCCCTGCTGGCCGCGGCGGTGGCGGTCGCGGCGGACGGCCCGGCGGGAGAGGGCCCGGCCGGAGCGCTGCTGGTCCTGGCGGCCTCCGGTGGGGTGGGGGTGGTCGCCTACCTCGGGGCGGCCTGGCTGCTGCGCCTAGAGGAGCTGCGCCAGGTGCCCGCGCTGCTGCGGGGCGCGCGCCCGGGCCGTCTGGAGGCGCGTTTGACAGGGAATTCGGACGTTTGCTAG